In the Arachis ipaensis cultivar K30076 chromosome B10, Araip1.1, whole genome shotgun sequence genome, one interval contains:
- the LOC107620121 gene encoding uncharacterized protein LOC107620121, whose product MDLFKSMKIGTGTDYELCSSRVGFLVWEVWKARNQAVHHRSKPSPLLVIQNAKQMEIDFANVVEEPAISSNHDRRTDRRVTWRPPPPGWIKCNVDAAFREVYSGGATAAVFRDHAGSLLTASNHRIAASSPLAAEAFAVREALIMAKNFQLDRIIFESDSLILIQALKSKASIAEIQVILDDILELVRSITNCGFTWVPREGNGLAHEVARLTADGSLQQNWLRCKPQIIINILAKEHYMSLQLANRS is encoded by the coding sequence ATGGATCTTTTTAAAAGTATGAAGATTGGCACAGGAACTGATTATGAGCTGTGTAGCAGCAGAGTTGGTTTTTTGGTATGGGAGGTTTGGAAAGCACGAAATCAGGCAGTGCATCACAGGTCTAAACCTAGTCCTTTACTAGTAATTCAAAATGCTAAACAAATGGAAATTGATTTTGCAAATGTTGTAGAAGAACCAGCTATAAGTTCTAATCATGATAGAAGGACAGATAGAAGGGTCACCTGGAGACCGCCTCCGCCAGGATGGATTAAGTGTAATGTGGATGCAGCTTTTCGCGAAGTGTACTCTGGAGGAGCAACAGCGGCAGTATTCAGAGATCATGCTGGAAGCCTTCTCACAGCTTCAAATCATAGAATTGCAGCTTCCTCACCTCTAGCTGCGGAAGCATTTGCGGTTAGGGAAGCATTAATAATGGCTAAAAACTTTCAACTGGATAGAATTATTTTTGAATCTGACAGTTTGATACTCATACAAGCTTTAAAATCAAAAGCATCAATTGCAGAAATTCAAGTTATTTTGGATGACATTTTGGAATTAGTGCGAAGTATCACAAATTGTGGGTTTACCTGGGTGCCTAGAGAAGGGAATGGCTTAGCACATGAAGTAGCTAGGCTTACTGCTGACGGTTCTCTTCAACAGAATTGGCTCAGGTGCAAGCCACAAATCATCATCAACATTTTGGCAAAAGAGCACTATATGTCTCTGCAACTGGCAAACAGATCATGA